A region of Thiofilum sp. DNA encodes the following proteins:
- a CDS encoding adenylosuccinate synthase, translating to MGKNVVVLGTQWGDEGKGKIVDLLTEKAAAVVRFQGGHNAGHTLVINGKKTVLHLIPSGILRTEVECLIGNGVVLSPEALLKEITMLENNGIPVRERLRISESCQLILPYHAALDLAREKARGSQAIGTTGRGIGPAYEDKISRRGVRVSDLLDPAQFEAKLRTILEYHNFILVNYYHAEPVDFQQTLEQGLAMGEILRPMIMDIPHRLYELRKAGHHVMMEGAQGTLLDIDHGTYPYVTSSNTTAGGACTGAGVGPRDLDYILGITKAYTTRVGSGPFPTELFDDVGKHIAKTGQEFGATTGRARRCGWFDAVVLRRAMQLNSISGLCITKLDVLDGIDTIRLCVAYELDGVQYDVPPVSTERFAQCTPIYEELPGWTESTFGVTDYNQLPANARSYLKRIEQVLETPIDIISTGPDREQTIILNHPYA from the coding sequence ATGGGTAAGAATGTTGTTGTACTCGGTACACAATGGGGAGATGAGGGTAAGGGTAAAATCGTTGATTTGCTCACCGAGAAAGCCGCCGCAGTCGTGCGCTTTCAAGGAGGACATAATGCCGGTCATACCCTAGTGATTAATGGTAAAAAAACCGTATTACATTTAATTCCTTCCGGTATTTTACGCACCGAGGTGGAATGTCTGATTGGTAATGGGGTAGTGCTTTCTCCTGAAGCGCTGTTAAAAGAAATTACTATGTTAGAAAACAATGGCATCCCAGTACGTGAGCGCTTACGTATTTCTGAATCCTGCCAATTGATTCTGCCCTATCATGCGGCCTTAGACTTAGCGCGGGAAAAAGCCCGTGGCAGTCAAGCTATTGGCACTACCGGACGTGGTATCGGTCCAGCCTATGAGGATAAAATTTCACGTCGTGGCGTCAGAGTGAGTGATCTATTAGATCCCGCCCAATTTGAAGCTAAATTACGTACTATTTTGGAATATCATAATTTTATTTTAGTTAATTACTATCATGCTGAGCCGGTTGATTTCCAACAAACCTTGGAACAAGGTTTAGCCATGGGTGAAATCTTGCGCCCTATGATTATGGATATTCCACACCGCTTATATGAACTGCGCAAAGCTGGACATCATGTCATGATGGAAGGTGCACAGGGCACTTTACTCGATATTGATCATGGTACTTACCCTTATGTCACCTCCTCCAATACTACAGCGGGTGGCGCTTGTACCGGAGCGGGTGTTGGTCCTCGTGATTTGGATTATATTTTAGGGATTACTAAAGCCTATACCACACGAGTGGGCTCAGGCCCCTTCCCCACTGAACTATTTGACGATGTGGGTAAGCATATTGCTAAAACAGGTCAAGAGTTTGGCGCCACTACAGGGCGTGCACGGCGTTGTGGCTGGTTTGATGCAGTAGTACTACGCCGCGCTATGCAGCTTAATAGTATTAGTGGTCTGTGCATTACAAAACTGGATGTACTAGATGGTATTGATACGATTCGTTTGTGCGTAGCGTATGAACTAGATGGGGTGCAATACGATGTGCCTCCCGTCTCAACCGAGCGTTTTGCACAATGTACCCCTATTTATGAAGAGCTACCCGGCTGGACAGAATCAACCTTTGGTGTTACCGATTACAATCAACTACCCGCTAATGCTCGTTCTTACTTAAAGCGTATTGAGCAAGTATTAGAAACTCCGATTGATATTATTTCCACCGGACCTGATCGAGAACAAACCATTATTCTCAATCATCCTTACGCTTAA
- a CDS encoding (2Fe-2S)-binding protein gives MYVCVCNAVTDRDIKKAIAQGHDTFDKVCCQLKVASCCGRCQCMARQIIDEATQEQSIYSANDLGIAFA, from the coding sequence ATGTATGTGTGCGTTTGTAATGCGGTAACTGACCGTGATATTAAAAAAGCAATAGCTCAAGGTCATGATACTTTTGATAAAGTGTGCTGCCAGTTGAAAGTAGCCTCCTGCTGTGGACGTTGCCAGTGTATGGCACGCCAAATTATTGATGAAGCCACTCAAGAACAAAGCATTTACTCTGCCAACGATCTAGGCATTGCTTTTGCCTAA
- the exbB gene encoding TonB-system energizer ExbB produces the protein MELLKLYLDHAVLGILGLMSFIMLALVIERYIYFMRINLDHFKHIELLKVALTRNLTGISSVGSNAPYIGLLGTVLGILVTFYEMGQGGKIDVNSIMVGLAMALKATAAGLVVAIPAMVFYNGLLRKVDVLVGRWTALQDGVKA, from the coding sequence ATGGAACTACTTAAACTGTACTTAGATCACGCCGTATTAGGTATTTTGGGCTTAATGAGCTTTATTATGCTGGCGCTAGTGATTGAGCGTTATATCTATTTCATGCGTATCAATCTGGACCATTTCAAGCATATTGAATTACTCAAAGTCGCACTTACACGCAACCTAACCGGTATTTCATCGGTCGGCTCTAATGCGCCCTATATTGGCTTATTAGGAACCGTGTTGGGTATCTTGGTCACGTTTTATGAAATGGGGCAGGGCGGCAAAATCGATGTCAATAGCATTATGGTGGGATTAGCGATGGCACTTAAAGCCACTGCCGCAGGGCTGGTGGTCGCTATTCCCGCGATGGTGTTTTATAACGGTCTATTGCGTAAAGTTGATGTCTTAGTCGGGCGCTGGACGGCACTGCAAGACGGGGTTAAAGCATGA
- a CDS encoding DJ-1/PfpI family protein, whose product MQNRRHFMAGTLGMLLAGVGSRLWAAESDKATPAVVPEAPKVDHQSNHNLSMMPADWTKPDQIAMLIYPEFTALDLIGPHYMFAGLMGATVHIVAATREPVTSDTKVTIVPTATYDEVPQDLTVLFIPGGGESVIRALEDEKLMAFVRDRGSRAKYVTSTCTGSLILAGAGLLQGYKATSHWVAREALVAGGATPVNERVVRDRNRITGAGVTAGIDLGLSLIAELRDTFYAQNMQLLAEYAPQPPFNAGTPETAPKEAVQLMSKMFTGYNDKAQAAIKKALG is encoded by the coding sequence ATGCAAAATCGTCGTCATTTTATGGCTGGTACGCTAGGTATGCTCTTAGCGGGTGTCGGTAGTCGTTTATGGGCGGCTGAATCCGACAAAGCTACTCCTGCTGTAGTACCTGAAGCGCCAAAGGTGGATCATCAATCTAATCATAATCTATCGATGATGCCTGCTGATTGGACTAAGCCGGATCAGATTGCCATGTTGATTTATCCAGAATTTACGGCGCTAGATTTAATCGGACCACACTATATGTTTGCAGGTTTAATGGGGGCAACCGTGCATATTGTGGCGGCTACCCGTGAGCCTGTGACCAGCGATACTAAAGTCACTATTGTCCCTACGGCTACCTACGATGAAGTGCCACAAGATTTAACGGTATTGTTTATTCCGGGGGGCGGTGAATCGGTGATTAGAGCTTTGGAAGATGAAAAGTTGATGGCTTTTGTGCGAGATCGTGGCAGTAGAGCTAAATATGTCACCTCCACTTGTACTGGGTCGCTGATTTTAGCCGGAGCGGGTTTATTGCAAGGTTATAAAGCCACTTCGCACTGGGTAGCGCGTGAGGCATTGGTGGCAGGTGGCGCAACGCCTGTGAATGAACGCGTAGTGCGGGATCGTAATCGTATCACTGGAGCAGGTGTTACGGCGGGTATCGATTTAGGTTTATCCTTGATTGCTGAGTTGCGTGATACTTTTTATGCACAAAATATGCAATTACTGGCTGAGTATGCTCCCCAACCTCCTTTTAATGCAGGCACACCTGAAACCGCACCTAAAGAAGCCGTGCAACTCATGAGTAAGATGTTCACTGGGTATAATGACAAAGCTCAGGCAGCGATTAAAAAAGCTTTAGGGTAG
- a CDS encoding ATP phosphoribosyltransferase regulatory subunit, with the protein MSNANQYWALPDGINEALPSDAARLERLRRELLDLYATWGYQLVMPPMVEYLESLRIAQGTDLDLQTFKLTDQLNGRMMGVRADMTPQIARMDAHRLKSNEINRLCYIGTVLRTKSFHRDGSRAPLQVGAELFGHAGLDSDLEVLALLLQTLMHCQVPDILVGIGHVEVFSGLVAQAQLNDLEQKQYLAILERKSLPELEPWLAERSCSDEAKAMLYALPRLYGGVEVLQQARTAFSAANAEVLAALDYLQHIVTLLQQQYPACRIHIDLAELSGYSYHTGIVYAVYTPGTGREIARGGRYDGIGEAFGRARPATGFSTNLHELVRYLPSDTTTNQAILAPAINDPVLEQTIAGLRSQGECVIRILEGQTTTAADLGLTRQLVHANGQWILNKV; encoded by the coding sequence ATGTCTAATGCTAATCAATACTGGGCACTCCCTGATGGGATTAATGAGGCATTGCCTAGTGATGCTGCGCGTTTAGAGCGCTTACGCCGTGAACTGCTCGACCTCTATGCCACTTGGGGCTATCAATTGGTGATGCCGCCGATGGTTGAGTATTTAGAATCCTTACGTATTGCTCAAGGTACTGATCTTGATCTGCAAACCTTTAAGCTCACTGATCAGCTTAATGGACGTATGATGGGCGTCAGAGCCGATATGACGCCCCAAATAGCACGCATGGATGCTCATCGCCTTAAGTCCAATGAAATTAATCGTTTATGCTATATCGGCACAGTATTGCGCACCAAAAGCTTTCATCGTGATGGCTCACGCGCTCCCTTGCAAGTGGGGGCTGAATTGTTTGGACATGCGGGCTTAGATAGTGATTTAGAAGTACTGGCTTTACTCCTCCAAACTTTAATGCATTGCCAAGTACCGGATATTTTAGTGGGTATTGGTCATGTCGAAGTATTCAGCGGTTTAGTCGCGCAAGCACAACTCAATGACTTAGAGCAAAAACAATACTTAGCTATATTGGAGCGCAAATCGCTACCAGAGTTAGAGCCTTGGTTAGCAGAACGTTCGTGCAGTGACGAAGCCAAAGCGATGCTTTATGCCTTACCGCGTTTATATGGTGGCGTTGAAGTACTGCAACAAGCCAGAACTGCCTTTAGTGCAGCTAATGCAGAGGTATTAGCCGCACTAGACTATTTGCAACATATTGTTACCCTACTACAGCAACAATATCCGGCTTGTCGTATTCATATCGATTTAGCCGAGCTATCCGGTTATAGCTATCACACGGGTATTGTTTATGCGGTTTACACTCCGGGTACGGGACGTGAAATTGCTCGTGGTGGACGCTATGACGGCATAGGTGAAGCGTTTGGACGTGCTCGCCCTGCAACGGGCTTTAGTACTAATCTACATGAATTAGTACGTTACTTACCCTCTGATACTACTACTAATCAGGCTATTTTAGCGCCAGCCATCAATGATCCTGTTTTAGAACAAACCATTGCCGGACTGCGTTCACAGGGGGAATGTGTTATTCGTATTTTAGAAGGTCAGACCACTACAGCCGCTGATCTAGGACTAACCCGCCAGCTTGTGCATGCAAATGGGCAATGGATTCTTAATAAAGTTTGA
- a CDS encoding DUF2065 domain-containing protein — protein sequence MINWQSLLTALALLLIIEGLLPFISPRLSKKAYEEFLTYSEKTLRLIGLASIIAGILLLFLTD from the coding sequence ATGATTAACTGGCAAAGTCTGCTCACTGCTTTGGCCCTCTTACTGATTATAGAGGGCCTATTGCCGTTTATTAGCCCCCGTTTATCCAAGAAAGCGTATGAGGAGTTTTTAACCTATTCGGAAAAAACCTTACGTTTGATTGGTCTAGCCAGTATTATTGCTGGTATCCTACTGCTCTTTCTGACTGACTAA
- a CDS encoding tRNA threonylcarbamoyladenosine dehydratase — MTTCSTEPDLNRRFGGIARLYGVEGLARLQQAHVCVIGVGGVGSWAVEALTRSGIGHLTLIDLDSASESNINRQLVALDSTLGKAKVTILKERCFDINPQCSITAIEDFVELETINTLIKPNFDYVIDCIDNSKIKAALIAHCKRQKIKMITLGGAGGQKDPTKIRLTDLTKSLQDPLLSKVRKLLRQDYNFTRNPKRRFDIPCVWSEETMSFADNASAKTGLTCAGGLGSVMTVTATFALVAVSYVLDKLTAPSKDNSNTQTE; from the coding sequence ATGACCACTTGTAGCACTGAACCTGACCTCAATCGCCGTTTTGGGGGAATTGCTCGCTTATATGGTGTGGAAGGTTTAGCCCGTTTACAACAAGCGCATGTGTGTGTAATTGGTGTGGGCGGGGTTGGCTCGTGGGCAGTCGAAGCTTTAACACGTAGCGGTATTGGGCATTTAACCTTAATCGATTTAGATTCTGCGAGTGAATCTAATATCAATCGGCAATTAGTCGCTTTAGATAGCACTTTAGGCAAAGCTAAAGTTACTATTTTAAAAGAACGCTGTTTTGATATTAATCCCCAATGTTCAATAACGGCTATTGAAGATTTTGTAGAATTAGAAACGATTAATACCTTAATCAAGCCTAATTTTGATTATGTCATCGATTGTATTGATAACTCTAAAATCAAAGCCGCCTTGATTGCACATTGTAAACGCCAAAAAATTAAAATGATTACTTTAGGCGGTGCAGGTGGACAAAAAGATCCTACTAAAATTCGCCTCACTGATTTAACTAAAAGCCTGCAAGACCCCTTATTATCTAAAGTGCGTAAACTACTACGTCAGGATTATAACTTTACCCGTAATCCTAAACGGCGTTTTGATATACCGTGCGTATGGTCTGAAGAAACCATGAGTTTTGCCGATAATGCTAGTGCTAAGACGGGACTTACTTGTGCGGGAGGCTTAGGCTCGGTGATGACAGTAACGGCTACGTTTGCGCTGGTAGCTGTCAGTTATGTCTTGGATAAACTAACAGCCCCTAGTAAAGACAATAGCAATACTCAGACTGAATAG
- the bfr gene encoding bacterioferritin — MKGNPALNQVLNQVLRSQLTAINQYFLHARMCGNWGLEKLNDKEYHRSIKAMKQADELIERILFLEGLPNLQDLGKIYIGEDVPEIIANDLRLSSEIVTELRSAIARCEQELDYISRDLLEDLLETEEEQIDWLESQQWAIANAGLPNYLQTMM, encoded by the coding sequence ATGAAAGGCAATCCCGCTCTGAATCAAGTACTCAATCAAGTGCTGCGTAGTCAGCTTACCGCTATCAATCAATATTTCCTACATGCCCGTATGTGTGGCAATTGGGGCTTAGAAAAGCTTAATGATAAGGAGTATCACCGCTCTATTAAGGCTATGAAACAGGCAGATGAACTTATTGAGCGTATTCTGTTTCTAGAAGGTCTACCTAATTTACAAGACTTAGGCAAAATTTATATTGGCGAGGATGTACCGGAAATAATAGCTAATGATTTACGTCTTAGTAGTGAAATCGTGACGGAGTTACGCAGTGCCATTGCTCGGTGCGAGCAGGAGCTGGACTATATTTCGCGTGATTTATTAGAAGATCTATTAGAAACCGAAGAAGAGCAAATCGACTGGTTAGAGAGTCAACAATGGGCAATAGCTAATGCAGGTCTGCCTAATTATTTACAAACGATGATGTAA
- the tolA gene encoding cell envelope integrity protein TolA, producing the protein MKWNQVTGYGLSAAIHAALVVFIVPLVLAQKPPEPEPELVAIDLAMFQPPPEPKPEPISEPTPEPVLEPTPVPEPIPESAPEPEPPKPKPAPEPEPPKPEPKPEPKKVEPPKPELKPEPKKVEPPKPEPKPEPKKVEPPKPDRAAELQQQALVAKQKAEQERIKQAALKRWQAEQERKQREAEQRAAQARQQAEQERIQAAARQRWEAEQARKQREAELARQKAEQERIQAAARKKWEAEQVRKQREAEAMRQQAEQERVQAAARKRWEAEQARKQREAEQAAAQAKARAEQARQQAEARKHWEATQAAKAIQASKPSDATLGGESEVVNSNPLISSPRYRTPPTQPPYPRRAQEEGYEGTTIVEAQLDTSGNVSLVKVHQSSGHSVLDSAALGAVKAWKFEPARKNGQAVRSRVRVPVHFRLT; encoded by the coding sequence ATGAAATGGAATCAAGTCACAGGCTATGGATTATCCGCTGCCATTCATGCCGCTTTAGTAGTGTTCATTGTGCCTTTAGTGCTAGCTCAAAAGCCACCGGAGCCAGAACCAGAATTAGTGGCGATTGATTTAGCCATGTTCCAGCCCCCTCCAGAACCAAAGCCAGAACCTATTTCAGAGCCTACTCCTGAACCCGTGCTAGAACCAACGCCCGTTCCAGAGCCTATTCCAGAATCGGCACCGGAACCGGAGCCTCCTAAACCAAAACCCGCCCCAGAGCCGGAACCGCCCAAGCCGGAACCAAAACCGGAACCGAAAAAAGTGGAGCCACCTAAACCAGAGCTAAAACCGGAGCCTAAAAAGGTAGAACCACCCAAACCAGAGCCAAAACCGGAGCCTAAAAAGGTAGAACCACCGAAACCGGATCGTGCCGCTGAATTGCAGCAACAAGCGCTAGTGGCTAAACAAAAAGCGGAACAAGAGCGTATTAAACAAGCAGCTTTAAAACGTTGGCAAGCAGAACAAGAGCGTAAACAACGTGAAGCCGAACAACGTGCAGCACAGGCTCGCCAACAAGCGGAGCAAGAGCGCATTCAAGCCGCCGCGCGTCAACGCTGGGAAGCCGAACAAGCCCGTAAACAGCGCGAGGCTGAATTAGCACGACAAAAAGCGGAGCAGGAACGTATTCAAGCCGCCGCGCGTAAAAAATGGGAAGCTGAGCAAGTACGTAAACAGCGTGAAGCTGAAGCCATGCGCCAACAAGCGGAACAAGAGCGTGTTCAAGCCGCCGCCCGTAAGCGCTGGGAAGCCGAACAAGCCCGTAAACAGCGTGAGGCAGAGCAAGCGGCTGCCCAAGCTAAAGCAAGAGCTGAGCAAGCCCGTCAACAAGCCGAAGCTCGTAAGCATTGGGAAGCTACCCAAGCCGCAAAAGCTATCCAAGCCTCTAAGCCGAGTGATGCAACCCTAGGCGGTGAGTCTGAGGTGGTAAATAGTAATCCATTGATTAGTAGTCCGCGCTATCGTACTCCACCTACTCAACCCCCTTATCCACGTCGTGCTCAGGAAGAGGGTTATGAAGGCACTACGATTGTAGAGGCACAGCTTGATACCAGTGGTAATGTCAGTTTAGTGAAAGTCCATCAATCTTCTGGGCATAGCGTATTAGATAGTGCGGCATTAGGGGCAGTTAAAGCATGGAAATTTGAGCCAGCTCGCAAGAATGGTCAGGCAGTACGTTCACGCGTGCGTGTGCCGGTGCATTTTAGATTGACTTGA
- a CDS encoding TonB-dependent receptor — MLQRSSLYSAIILACLSLNVFAVDEVTALQGVTVLGTKPVNTSAGQVDQYIATTADSATKTRTPLKKIPQSVQVVPKKLMDDQQVQSVGEALQNVSGVVPNHIAIIPAWESTLVRGFAAEHLQDGSNLNYNTGDRESTINIERIEVLKGPNAVLYGGNSGTPTGGAVNLVSKLPSAQKATKVGITVGSHGVVKPTFDINQPLSENVQLRVTGEYTRSKSPIERLKRETYNLNPTLKINFNDKTALVLQGKTSRWKGQDYQGLPATGTIAGDFKINRHLFVGNSDLPDSTSELDSVTATLDHQWNDRWSFSTKVRKANSEFDEKGQTLVGADGFVANKPSAGSVWGMTNVNLYQQQEDVSVTAELKREFTTPKTQTHLVLGAEHSTLDDDGFMDTDGFAAVDLTNPTFSLPYTDPNTAFRWSGKVANKTSGVYAQAQHSMHDRVHLLGGAKLAKVQVGYADNFGADDHTQKTKTLPRAGVVIDLNKQVSAFTSYSEGLRGVGWANYSDTPQPIESKQKELGFKFGANQKLSGSLAAFEIERNHTTIPDPATGGLTSLPNGSERSKGVELDMVWQPTANFSLTGSYANTDAVYTKAAGTIPAGNQLAGVPEHSGRVWGNYQFKQGRAKGFSMGAGVYAQSATMLTGSNDFKAPAFHKFDMKFGYETKHFETALTVKNVTNKQYFERFNYFGGRVAPGSDRAIYFSAALKF, encoded by the coding sequence ATGTTACAACGATCAAGTTTATATTCAGCCATTATCTTGGCTTGTTTATCTTTAAATGTATTTGCTGTGGATGAGGTGACTGCACTTCAGGGAGTTACCGTCTTAGGCACTAAACCTGTGAATACCAGTGCGGGTCAAGTTGATCAGTATATTGCTACAACCGCTGATAGTGCGACGAAAACACGGACCCCGTTAAAGAAAATTCCCCAATCGGTTCAAGTCGTTCCCAAAAAGTTAATGGACGATCAGCAAGTGCAATCAGTGGGTGAGGCATTGCAGAATGTCAGTGGAGTAGTCCCTAATCACATCGCCATTATACCCGCTTGGGAGTCTACGTTGGTGCGTGGCTTTGCAGCCGAGCATTTACAAGATGGCTCCAATCTCAATTACAATACGGGTGATCGAGAGAGCACTATTAATATTGAGCGCATAGAAGTCTTAAAAGGACCTAATGCCGTGCTTTATGGTGGAAATTCTGGCACTCCAACAGGGGGCGCGGTGAATTTGGTATCTAAACTACCCAGCGCTCAGAAAGCGACAAAAGTGGGTATTACGGTTGGTAGTCATGGTGTAGTTAAACCTACGTTTGATATTAACCAGCCTTTGAGTGAAAACGTACAATTACGTGTTACAGGCGAATACACGCGCTCTAAAAGCCCTATCGAACGCCTCAAGCGTGAAACCTATAACTTAAATCCCACACTAAAAATCAATTTTAATGATAAGACGGCGTTAGTGTTACAAGGTAAAACATCACGCTGGAAAGGGCAGGATTATCAAGGCTTACCCGCTACGGGGACTATTGCAGGTGATTTTAAAATTAATCGCCATTTATTTGTAGGTAATAGCGACCTTCCAGACTCTACTTCTGAGCTAGATAGTGTGACCGCTACTTTGGATCATCAATGGAATGACAGATGGTCATTTAGCACAAAAGTGCGTAAAGCTAATAGTGAGTTTGATGAAAAAGGTCAAACGTTAGTGGGGGCTGATGGGTTTGTTGCTAATAAACCTAGTGCTGGTTCGGTGTGGGGCATGACTAATGTTAATTTGTACCAACAACAAGAAGATGTCAGCGTGACTGCCGAACTTAAAAGAGAGTTCACAACCCCAAAAACGCAAACCCATTTAGTGTTAGGAGCTGAGCATAGTACTTTAGACGATGATGGGTTTATGGATACTGATGGTTTTGCTGCGGTTGATCTCACTAATCCCACTTTTTCTTTACCCTATACTGACCCGAATACTGCGTTTCGTTGGTCTGGTAAAGTGGCTAATAAAACCTCAGGTGTCTATGCTCAAGCCCAACATAGTATGCATGATCGTGTGCATCTATTAGGGGGCGCTAAGTTAGCTAAGGTACAGGTGGGCTATGCCGATAACTTTGGCGCAGATGATCACACTCAAAAAACTAAAACCTTACCGCGTGCTGGTGTGGTCATTGATCTCAATAAGCAAGTATCTGCTTTTACCAGTTATAGTGAGGGGCTACGCGGTGTGGGTTGGGCAAACTACTCTGATACACCTCAACCTATTGAGTCTAAACAAAAAGAGTTAGGGTTTAAGTTTGGGGCTAATCAAAAACTATCAGGTTCTTTAGCTGCTTTTGAGATTGAGCGTAACCATACCACTATACCCGATCCTGCTACGGGGGGACTGACTTCTTTACCTAATGGGTCAGAACGCTCTAAGGGCGTTGAGCTGGATATGGTGTGGCAACCGACTGCAAATTTCAGTTTAACAGGAAGTTATGCCAATACCGACGCGGTATATACCAAAGCAGCAGGAACTATTCCAGCAGGGAATCAACTAGCGGGTGTGCCAGAGCATTCGGGGCGTGTTTGGGGTAATTATCAATTTAAGCAGGGTCGCGCTAAAGGTTTTAGTATGGGGGCGGGAGTGTATGCTCAGTCGGCTACTATGCTGACGGGCAGTAATGATTTCAAAGCACCTGCTTTTCATAAGTTTGATATGAAGTTTGGTTATGAGACTAAGCATTTTGAAACCGCATTGACGGTTAAGAATGTGACCAATAAGCAGTATTTTGAACGCTTTAACTATTTTGGTGGGCGGGTAGCTCCGGGTAGTGATCGAGCCATTTATTTTAGTGCAGCCCTTAAATTCTAG
- the bfr gene encoding bacterioferritin, protein MQGSQRVIDELKKLLAGELAARDQYFIHSRMYDDWGLTKLYERLDHERQEETQHADAMIKRILFLGGIPDLNNQDNLNVGSDVISMLKNDLALEYHVVGTLKAAIKLCEEEHDYVTRDLLKAQLFDTEEDHAYWLEKQLGLIDKIGLQNYLQSQM, encoded by the coding sequence ATGCAAGGTAGCCAACGTGTTATTGACGAGCTGAAAAAATTACTGGCGGGCGAATTAGCGGCACGCGATCAATATTTTATTCATTCCCGTATGTATGATGATTGGGGTTTAACCAAACTATATGAGCGTTTAGATCACGAGCGTCAAGAGGAAACCCAGCATGCGGATGCGATGATTAAGCGCATTTTATTTTTAGGCGGTATACCTGATTTAAATAATCAAGATAATTTAAATGTGGGTAGTGACGTGATTAGTATGCTCAAAAATGACCTAGCACTTGAATATCATGTCGTAGGGACTTTAAAAGCGGCTATTAAATTATGTGAAGAAGAACACGATTATGTCACCCGTGATCTACTTAAAGCACAGCTATTTGATACCGAAGAAGATCATGCTTATTGGCTAGAAAAACAATTAGGCTTAATCGATAAAATAGGGTTGCAGAATTATTTACAATCTCAGATGTAA
- a CDS encoding biopolymer transporter ExbD encodes MKRFDQINMIPFIDIMLVLLAIVLTTATFVSQGLIEVNLPEAERITETRGDEVPVQIAINAQHQLFIQEEAIAFEQLIERLNSYQEDEMIVLRIDKGVPFEHFVKVLDALKSRPFKNVSIQAQQP; translated from the coding sequence ATGAAACGCTTTGATCAGATCAATATGATTCCGTTTATTGACATTATGCTAGTGCTACTCGCTATTGTGCTGACAACGGCAACTTTTGTGTCGCAGGGTTTAATTGAAGTGAATTTACCCGAAGCAGAGCGCATCACTGAAACGCGGGGCGATGAAGTACCGGTGCAAATTGCGATTAATGCTCAACATCAGCTTTTTATCCAAGAGGAAGCTATCGCCTTTGAGCAATTAATCGAGCGCTTAAATAGCTATCAAGAAGATGAAATGATTGTGCTGCGCATTGATAAAGGTGTTCCTTTCGAGCACTTTGTCAAGGTATTAGACGCTTTAAAGAGTCGTCCATTTAAAAACGTATCCATTCAAGCGCAACAACCATGA
- the hflC gene encoding protease modulator HflC, producing MSITNKLNASTLKMIGAALGILIIVLYTMAYTVDQRERAIKFRFREIVESNIEPGLHFRFPLIEQVAYFPAQILSLESSSERFLTSEKKYVQVDFFVKWRIEDVGKFYRSTGGGRMQDATNRLEDIMKDGLRNEFSKRTIEEALSAQRAQIMQGLKTKSNDAAQELGIEVVDVRVSKIDFPDQVSESVYERMRSERKRVAQDFRSRGKEEAEKIQAAADRESTIILAQAYRDAERVRGEGDAKAAEIYAKAYQADAAFYSFYRSLQAYRSSLGDNSSTMILDPNADFFRYLKQPQSNAVAAQ from the coding sequence ATGAGTATTACTAATAAATTGAATGCCTCTACGCTTAAAATGATCGGTGCTGCACTGGGTATTTTAATCATTGTGTTATACACCATGGCTTATACCGTAGATCAGCGTGAGCGTGCGATTAAATTTCGCTTTAGAGAAATTGTTGAGTCAAATATCGAGCCTGGACTACATTTTCGCTTCCCGCTCATCGAGCAAGTGGCTTATTTTCCAGCGCAAATTCTTTCCCTTGAATCAAGTTCGGAGCGCTTTTTAACCAGTGAAAAGAAATACGTACAAGTAGATTTTTTCGTGAAATGGCGTATTGAAGACGTAGGCAAGTTTTATCGCTCCACCGGTGGTGGACGGATGCAAGATGCTACTAACCGTTTAGAAGACATTATGAAAGATGGCTTACGTAATGAGTTTTCTAAGCGCACTATCGAAGAAGCATTAAGTGCTCAACGGGCGCAAATCATGCAGGGCTTAAAAACCAAATCCAATGATGCCGCGCAAGAACTCGGTATTGAAGTAGTTGATGTGCGCGTGAGTAAAATCGACTTCCCTGATCAAGTGAGTGAATCGGTTTATGAGCGTATGCGTTCTGAACGTAAGCGCGTGGCTCAAGATTTCCGCTCGCGTGGTAAAGAAGAAGCAGAGAAAATTCAGGCGGCTGCGGATCGTGAGTCGACCATTATCTTAGCGCAGGCGTATCGAGATGCTGAAAGAGTACGCGGTGAGGGTGATGCTAAAGCCGCAGAAATTTATGCTAAAGCTTATCAAGCGGATGCAGCTTTCTACTCGTTCTACCGTAGTTTGCAAGCTTACCGTAGTTCTTTAGGGGATAACTCTAGCACTATGATCCTTGATCCTAATGCTGATTTCTTCCGCTATTTAAAACAACCTCAGTCTAACGCTGTTGCGGCACAGTAA